From the genome of Rarobacter incanus, one region includes:
- a CDS encoding LysR family transcriptional regulator, whose amino-acid sequence MAEEIGRTSLVGLHVIAAVDECGSISAAARSLSISQPAASVALRRLEKRVGVRLLDRTPRGSALTENGRAVAAWARNVLGAMEEFDTAVAALSAKHAERVRVAASMTIAEYLAPQWLAALSAVRPTTDVELVVRNSFDVMDLVLAGDIEVGFVEGTNIARGLRSRVVARDELVAVVGAHHPAARRQAIGADELLCAGLIVREVGSGTRQVLEEALAKTGLALSPHTPCLGSTAAVKSAVRYGESVAVLSRLAVADELDRGVLVPLEVLGIGLVRKLRMVWRADAVLGPAAAQLAAIAARGNVHPGRAGRFAHRG is encoded by the coding sequence ATGGCTGAAGAGATAGGGCGCACCTCGCTGGTGGGACTGCACGTGATTGCCGCCGTCGATGAGTGCGGATCCATCAGCGCGGCGGCGCGCTCGCTTTCGATTTCGCAGCCGGCCGCGTCCGTCGCGCTGCGGCGACTCGAAAAGAGGGTCGGGGTGCGGCTGCTGGATCGCACGCCCCGCGGCAGCGCACTGACCGAAAATGGGCGCGCCGTGGCCGCTTGGGCGCGCAATGTACTTGGCGCCATGGAGGAATTCGATACGGCCGTGGCAGCGTTGAGCGCCAAGCACGCCGAACGGGTGCGGGTTGCCGCCTCGATGACCATCGCGGAATACCTAGCCCCGCAGTGGCTGGCTGCACTATCCGCGGTGCGACCCACCACCGACGTGGAGTTGGTGGTCCGGAATTCCTTCGACGTGATGGACCTTGTGCTGGCGGGCGACATCGAAGTCGGATTCGTCGAGGGCACGAACATCGCCCGCGGGTTGCGATCGCGAGTGGTTGCACGCGACGAGTTGGTGGCGGTGGTGGGCGCCCACCACCCGGCCGCGCGGCGGCAGGCCATCGGTGCGGATGAACTGCTGTGCGCCGGCCTCATCGTGCGGGAGGTGGGGTCGGGCACCCGTCAGGTGCTGGAGGAGGCACTGGCGAAGACCGGCCTCGCGCTCAGCCCGCACACCCCGTGCCTGGGCTCGACGGCCGCGGTGAAGTCGGCGGTCCGCTACGGGGAATCGGTTGCGGTGCTTTCGCGTCTGGCCGTCGCCGACGAACTCGACCGTGGCGTGCTGGTGCCCCTGGAGGTGCTGGGAATCGGCCTGGTGCGCAAGCTGCGGATGGTGTGGCGCGCAGACGCCGTGCTGGGCCCGGCCGCCGCCCAGCTTGCGGCCATCGCCGCGCGCGGCAATGTGCATCCGGGCCGCGCCGGCCGGTTCGCGCATCGCGGTTAG
- a CDS encoding trans-sulfuration enzyme family protein — protein MSHKSLHPATIAVSAGRPAPEPGAPLNAPVVLSSTYVSTGTPRPDQMLYTRWDTETWQPFEQAVAQLEGSDRAGLVYSSGMAAIAAVLSLVPDGGVIVVPRHAYHATLILAHELAEKHGVTVRTVDVADTARVIEAVDGASLVWIESPTNPMLEVADLPAIGAATRAAGAIFAVDNTFATPLLQRPLDSGANIVVHSATKYLAGHSDVVLGIAVTRDPVLHEKLWHYRTHHGAIAGPWEVWLALRGLRTLALRVERAQANAAELADRLSAHPKVIEVRHPSLVDDPGHAVAKATMNGFGSVIGLRPSGGAAGADRLIDALKLWLPATSLGGVESTLERRRRFDSESATVPEDFIRMSVGIEEIEDLWADLDQALRAL, from the coding sequence ATGAGTCACAAGAGCCTTCACCCTGCCACAATCGCGGTGAGCGCGGGGCGTCCCGCGCCGGAACCCGGCGCACCGCTCAACGCCCCTGTCGTGCTGAGTTCCACCTACGTGTCGACGGGCACTCCCCGACCCGATCAGATGCTTTACACCCGGTGGGATACGGAGACGTGGCAGCCATTCGAGCAGGCGGTCGCGCAGCTGGAAGGAAGCGACCGAGCGGGGCTCGTGTATTCATCGGGCATGGCTGCGATCGCGGCGGTGTTGTCTCTTGTGCCCGACGGCGGCGTGATCGTGGTACCCCGCCACGCCTATCACGCGACCCTGATCCTGGCGCACGAACTGGCCGAAAAGCACGGCGTGACGGTTCGCACGGTAGACGTTGCCGATACGGCACGGGTGATCGAAGCCGTCGACGGGGCGTCGCTGGTGTGGATCGAATCCCCGACCAATCCCATGCTGGAGGTGGCCGACCTGCCCGCCATCGGTGCGGCCACCCGGGCCGCGGGGGCGATATTCGCTGTCGACAACACGTTCGCTACGCCGCTGCTACAGAGACCTTTGGACAGCGGCGCCAATATTGTGGTCCACTCGGCGACGAAGTACCTGGCGGGGCATTCGGACGTGGTGCTTGGCATCGCCGTGACGCGCGACCCGGTGCTGCACGAAAAGCTGTGGCACTATCGCACCCACCACGGCGCGATCGCCGGGCCCTGGGAGGTGTGGTTGGCCCTACGCGGGCTGCGGACCCTGGCGCTGCGGGTCGAACGCGCGCAAGCCAACGCGGCGGAGCTGGCGGACCGGCTGTCGGCGCATCCCAAGGTTATCGAGGTGCGTCACCCGTCGCTGGTGGACGACCCGGGCCACGCAGTGGCGAAGGCGACCATGAATGGGTTCGGTTCCGTTATCGGCCTGCGGCCGAGCGGGGGAGCGGCGGGCGCCGACCGCCTGATCGATGCCTTGAAGCTGTGGCTGCCGGCCACATCACTTGGCGGAGTCGAATCCACGCTAGAGCGTCGGCGCCGGTTCGATTCCGAGTCGGCGACGGTGCCCGAGGACTTCATCCGCATGTCCGTCGGGATCGAAGAGATCGAGGACCTGTGGGCCGACCTGGATCAGGCGCTCCGCGCGCTGTAG
- a CDS encoding HNH endonuclease family protein, which translates to MPRKKQRQAPLIVIVALVGVGLLGAFSHNTLDANSPAPPTTADGADDTVIDVRGPAALALAQLATRGRAARTGYDRDSFKFRQFDFDRNGCDARNDVLRRDLNDVVIAQGTQGCLVLRGALPDPYSGKSIHFVYGADTSAAVQIDHVVALSDAWQKGAQAWGATKRHRFANDPLNLLAVDGPLNTAKGDDDASGWLPPNKKYRCAYVARQIAVKYSYGLWVTAAERSSMQRVLATCPGQQLPTDVTTARDSQPTYRERA; encoded by the coding sequence ATGCCCCGCAAGAAGCAGCGCCAAGCGCCCCTCATAGTCATCGTGGCGCTGGTCGGCGTGGGCCTTTTGGGCGCGTTTTCGCACAACACCCTCGATGCGAACTCCCCCGCGCCGCCAACCACTGCGGACGGTGCCGATGACACCGTCATCGACGTGCGCGGTCCGGCAGCCCTCGCGCTCGCTCAACTCGCAACGCGGGGCCGTGCCGCCCGCACCGGTTACGACAGGGATTCCTTCAAATTCCGCCAGTTCGATTTCGACCGCAACGGTTGCGACGCCCGCAACGACGTCCTGCGCCGAGATCTGAACGACGTCGTGATCGCGCAAGGGACGCAGGGATGCCTGGTACTGCGCGGCGCGCTACCCGACCCCTACTCCGGGAAAAGTATCCACTTCGTCTACGGCGCGGATACCTCCGCCGCGGTCCAGATCGATCACGTGGTGGCCCTGAGCGATGCGTGGCAGAAGGGGGCGCAGGCGTGGGGCGCGACAAAGCGCCACAGGTTCGCAAACGATCCGCTCAACCTCCTTGCCGTCGATGGGCCGCTCAACACGGCCAAGGGCGATGACGATGCCTCAGGCTGGTTGCCGCCGAACAAGAAATACCGGTGCGCGTACGTGGCCCGGCAAATTGCGGTGAAGTACTCCTACGGCCTGTGGGTGACGGCGGCGGAGCGCTCGTCCATGCAACGCGTCCTGGCCACGTGCCCGGGCCAGCAACTGCCAACCGATGTCACCACGGCCCGCGACTCGCAACCAACGTACCGCGAGCGCGCCTAA
- a CDS encoding D-alanine--D-alanine ligase family protein, with amino-acid sequence MSSTSRIRVMLLFGGRSGEHPISCATAAGVMRAIDQKRFEVLPVGITKDGRWVEVDPDPATWEIKDGKLPEVVPASAGEVTLSLDVGSSEARVVTDNEPVRSLGHIDVVFPLLHGPFGEDGTVQGLLELADIRYVGPGVLASAVGMDKHFMKVVLQGSGIPVGPYEFFTADQWDRDSAAITKRVERLAYPLFVKPARAGSSLGITRISEPSQLADAVAEARRHDARILVEQGIEGREIECAVLQGRAGAPTRASLPGEIMVSHAEHTFYDFEAKYLDESSVTLSCPADLPSDVVARVQRLAIDTFEALACEGLSRVDVFVTPTGDVIVNEINTMPGFTPFSMYPVMWQASGMPYEELVDELLALALERPLGLR; translated from the coding sequence ATGTCCTCTACTTCTCGCATCCGCGTCATGCTTTTGTTCGGCGGCCGCTCCGGCGAACACCCGATTTCTTGCGCCACGGCTGCCGGGGTGATGCGCGCAATCGACCAGAAGCGCTTCGAGGTCCTGCCCGTAGGCATCACCAAGGACGGCCGTTGGGTCGAAGTCGACCCAGACCCGGCGACGTGGGAAATCAAGGACGGCAAGCTACCCGAGGTGGTGCCCGCCTCCGCCGGTGAGGTAACGCTTTCCCTCGACGTGGGTAGCAGCGAAGCGCGCGTGGTGACAGATAACGAGCCGGTTAGGTCGCTGGGGCATATTGACGTGGTCTTCCCTCTTTTGCACGGCCCCTTCGGCGAAGACGGCACCGTCCAGGGGCTGCTGGAGCTAGCTGACATCCGCTACGTCGGGCCGGGAGTGCTGGCCAGTGCGGTGGGCATGGACAAACACTTCATGAAGGTCGTTCTCCAGGGCAGCGGAATCCCGGTGGGACCGTACGAGTTTTTCACCGCCGATCAATGGGATCGCGACTCGGCTGCCATCACCAAGCGCGTCGAACGCCTCGCCTACCCCCTCTTCGTCAAGCCGGCCCGCGCCGGTTCATCCCTCGGGATCACCAGGATTTCGGAACCTTCCCAACTGGCCGACGCGGTCGCGGAAGCGCGCCGTCACGACGCCCGTATCTTGGTGGAGCAGGGAATCGAGGGGCGCGAAATCGAGTGCGCCGTCCTCCAGGGCCGCGCGGGTGCGCCCACGCGCGCGTCTCTGCCCGGTGAGATCATGGTCAGCCACGCCGAACACACCTTCTATGATTTCGAAGCGAAGTACCTAGATGAGTCGTCGGTGACGCTTTCGTGCCCCGCCGATCTACCCAGCGATGTGGTCGCCCGCGTTCAGCGCCTAGCCATCGACACTTTCGAAGCACTGGCCTGCGAAGGACTGAGCCGGGTGGACGTGTTTGTCACACCCACGGGCGACGTGATCGTCAACGAAATCAACACGATGCCCGGCTTCACGCCCTTTTCGATGTATCCCGTCATGTGGCAGGCGTCCGGTATGCCCTACGAGGAATTGGTGGACGAGCTCCTCGCACTCGCGCTGGAACGTCCGCTGGGACTGCGCTAA